A stretch of the Capsicum annuum cultivar UCD-10X-F1 chromosome 10, UCD10Xv1.1, whole genome shotgun sequence genome encodes the following:
- the LOC107845126 gene encoding putative HVA22-like protein g — MLGNLITNGFVLVFGYAYPAFECYKTIERNKIEIDELRFWCQYWIIVAALRIFESFGDLFLSWLSIYGHAKLAVFIYLWYSKTKGTTYIYDNILKPFVAKHETDIDRNLLEFRANAWDLGIYYWQNCSDIGQVKFWQLLSYIASQSKRGTQPNSEVLSSYILFIIRYTPKLDMCC; from the exons atGTTGGGAAACCTCATTACCAATGgttttgt ATTGGTTTTTGGATATGCATATCCAGCTTTTGAATGTTACAAAACTATTGAGAGGAACAAAATAGAGATTGATGAACTTAGATTTTGGTGCCAATATTG GATCATTGTAGCTGCCTTGAGAATCTTTGAAAGCTTTGGTGATTTGTTCTTGTCATG GTTATCAATATATGGTCATGCAAAATTGGCAGTTTTCATCTACTTATGGTATTCAAAAACAAAAGGCACAACATACATCTATGACAACATATTGAAGCCATTTGTGGCAAAGCATGAAACAGATATTGACAGGAATTTACTGGAATTTAGAGCCAATGCATGGGACTTGGGAATTTATTATTGGCAAAATTGCTCAGACATTGGACAAGTAAAGTTCTGGCAATTACTTTCATACATAGCTTCTCAGTCTAAAAGAGGAACACAACCTAATTCTGAGGTATTATCTTCATATATTTTGTTTATAATTAGATACACCCCCAAACTTGACATGTGTTGCTAG